The genome window GTCTGGGGCGCGACACGCGCGGGCGCGCTCACCGAACTTGTGCAACTGGCGGGCTATGCGGCGCTGGCGGCGGGGTGGGCCCTGATGCTGGCCGCGATCTTCCTGCGCACCCGATATCACCGCCGTCGCTTGGCCGAGCTGGACGGAGGCATACAATGAGCGCCTTGCTTCCCGCCCAAGGCGAACCGTCGCGTGATTGTCGGACGGCGCGTGCACAGTTCGTGATCTCAAGACGTTCGGGGGACCGTCGTGACATCAAAACCACCGAAGCGCGGCGTCGCCGGCCTGTTCATGGCCAATCTGATGGGCGCCAGCGCCCTGCCTTTGGGCGGGGCCTCGGCACCGCCCGCAACACCGACGCCTGCTGCGCCATCCCCTTCGCCTTCTCCCGCCGGTTCCCCCAATGCGCCTGATCAGACACCCCCAAGTTCAGGCGCCCAGCGTCCGCCTCCGCCCGACGAACGCCCTCGCGGCGATCGGCGGAGCGAACTCTCGCGCCCGCGCGGCAGCGGGAACGGCCGGGGTGGCCGGGGCAGGGGAGGCTCGCTGATGGTCGGTCTGCTGGAAGACAAGGATCGCATCTTCACCAACCTGTACGGGCTCCAGGACTGGGGTCTGGAAGGTGCGAAGAACCGCGGCTGCTGGAACGCGACCAAGGACATGCTGGACATGGGCCGCGACTGGCTCATCACCAACGTCAAGAACTCGGGCCTGCGCGGACGCGGCGGCGCCGGGTTTTCGACCGGCCTGAAGTGGTCCTTCATGCCCAAGGAGGTGAAGGACCGGCCGCACTACCTCGTGGTCAACGCCGACGAGTCCGAGCCCGGCACCTGCAAGGACCGGGAGATCATGCGCCATGATCCCCACCTGCTGATCGAAGGCTGCCTGATCGCCTCCTTCGCGATGCAGGCCCACGCCTGCTACATCTATCTGCGCGGCGAATATGTGCTGGAACGCGAGCGCATGGAGGCGGCGGTCAAGCAGGCCTATGAGGCGAAGCTGATCGGCAAGAACAACGTCCACGGCTGGGACTTCGACCTCTATATCCACCACGGTGCCGGGGCCTATATCTGCGGCGAGGAGACGGCCCTGCTGGAAAGCCTGGAGGGCAAGAAGGGCCAGCCGCGCCTGAAGCCGCCGTTCCCGGCCGGCGCGGGCCTGTACGGCTGCCCGACCACGGTGAACAACGTCGAATCCATCGCCGTCGTCGGCACGATCCTGCGTCGTGGGGCCCAGTGGTTCGCCGGTTTCGGCCGTCCGAACAACACCGGCACCAAGCTGATGAGCATCAGCGGTCACGTGAACCGGCCGTGCAATGTCGAAGAGGCCATGTCGATCCCGCTGCGTCAGCTGATCGAGGATCACTGCGGCGGGGTGCGCGGCGGCTGGGACAATCTGAAGGCCATCATTCCCGGCGGGGTCTCGGTGCCGCTGATCACGCGCGAGATGAGCGAAGTCGCCCTGATGGACTTCGACTCCCTGCGCGAGATGAAGTCGGGTCTGGGCACGGCCGCCGTGGTCGTGATGGACAACTCCACCGACCTGGTGAAGGCGATCGCCCGCATCAGCTATTTCTACAAACACGAGAGCTGCGGCCAGTGCACGCCGTGCCGTGAGGGCACCGGCTGGATGTGGCGCGTGCTGGAGCGCATGGCCGTGGGCGAGGCCGATCCGGGCGAGATCGATATGCTCTTGGAAGTCTCGACCCAGATCGAGGGCCACACCATCTGCGCGCTCGGCGACGCCGCCGCCTGGCCGGTCCAGGGGCTGATCCGCCACTTCCGCCACGAGATCGAGGACCGCATCTCGCAATACCGCACCCGCCGCGCGAACTTCGCCGGCCATGCGATCGCGGCGGAGTAGGGGATGCGGCGCGCCCTGGTCCTGATGCTGACGGCGGTGGCCCTGTCGGCCTGTGGCAAGCCTGCCGAGACGGCCGCGATCCCGACTGAAAAGGTCGCCGCGACCGCGTCGGTGTCCGACGCCGTGGCCCAGTCGCCCGCCGTGCTGACGGCCGTGGACCTGCGCCGCGTGTGCCGCGCCGGTCTGGCGGCCATCCATGGGCAGCAGCTTTCGGCCATCGAGGTGACCGGGCTGGAGGGTCAGGTCGTCGACGCCCAGTGGCGCGCGCCGGTCGATGGCGGCGTGATGAAGGCCCAGTGCCGCGCCGGCGACGGTCTGGTGGTCTGGAAGCCGCTGGATCGGCCCGACCCCGAAGCCGTCCGCTGGATGGACCAAGCCGGGGATCCCGTGGTGCGCTATGCCATTCGCGGCGAAGAGATCGAGATCACCCAGACACTGCCGGACGGCACGACGCAGCAGGCCATGATGCCTGTGCCAGCGAATGGGGAGGTGGGCTGATGGTCGACGAACCCGACAACATCGTGCTGACCCTGTTGCGTCGCATGGATACGAAGCTGGATCGCGTCCTTGACGACATTTCCGATCTCAAGGTCCGCATGACCCACGTCGAGGAGGGTCTCGCCGGTGTGAACCGTCGACTGGATCGCCTCGAAACCCGCGTGGACCGGATCGAGAAACGCCTCGATCTGGTCGATCATCCCTACGGCGGAGTCCGCGAATAATGCCCGTCGCTAAAGTCAACGGCGTCGAAGTCGAGTTCGAGCCCGGCATGACCGTGCTCCAGGTCGCCGAGCGCGCCGGGCACGAGATCCCGCGCTTCTGCTATCACGAGCGGCTGTCGATCGCCGGCAATTGCCGCATGTGCCTGGTCGAGGTGAAGCCCGGACCGCCCAAGCCGCAAGCCAGCTGCGCCCTGCCGGCGGCCGAGAACCAGGAGATCTTCACCGACACGCCGATGGTGAAGAAGGCCCGCGAAGGGGTGATGGAGTTCCTGCTCATCAACCACCCGCTGGATTGCCCGATCTGCGACCAGGGCGGCGAGTGCGACCTGCAGGACCAGGCCATGGGCTATGGCCGCGACGGCTCGCGCTATGCCGAGAACAAGCGCGCGGTCGAAGAAAAGAACATGGGTCCGACGATCAAGACCTTCATGACGCGGTGCATCCAGTGCACCCGCTGCGTGCGGTTCGTGTCGGAAGTGGCGGGCGTGCCGGACATCGGCATGATCAGCCGCGGCGAGGATGCCGAGATCACCACCTATCTGGAACAGGCCGTGGCGTCCGAGCTGTCGGGCAACGTCAACGACCTGTGCCCCGTGGGAGCCCTGACGCACCGGCCGTGGCAGTTCCACTATCGCCCGTGGGAACTGAAGAAGACCGAGACCATCGACGTCATGGACGCCCTGGGCTCCAACATCTCGGCCCAGTCCAAGGGTGCCGAGATCATGCGCATCCTGCCGCGCGTGCACGAGGGCATCAACGAGGAGTGGCTGTCGGACAAGAGCCGCTATGTCGTCGACGGCCTGCAGGCGCGCCGCTTGGACCGGCCCTATGTGCGCGAGAACGGCAAGCTGCGCGTCGCCTCGTGGGACGAGGCCCTGAACGCGGTCGCCTCGAAGCTGAAGTCAGCCCCGTCAGACCGGATCGGCGTCATCGCCGGGGATCTGCAGGACGCCGAATCGATGAAGGCGGCGCTGGACCTGTTCCGTGCGCTGGGCTCGGCCAACACCGACTGCCGTCAGGACGGATCGGCCCTGGGATATGGCCCGCGCGAAGGCTGGCTGTTCAACACGGGCCTGCAAGGACTGGAAGGGGCGGACTCGATCCTTCTGGTCGGCGTCAATCCGCGCACCGAAGGCCCCTTGCTGAACCAGCGCATCCGCAAGTCCTGGCTGGCCGGCAAGACCCGCGTCAGCGTCATCGGCGACGCCATCGACCTGACCTATGACTATGACCTGATCGGTCGCGGGACGAAGACCCTGTCGAAACTGCCGAAGGCGGCTGCCGACGCCCTGTCGAACGCCGAACGCCCCGCCATCGTGATGGGTTCGGGGGCCCTGTCGGGCCCCAACGGCCCGGCCGTGCTCAACGCCCTCGGCGCACTCGCCGGCTCGCTGGGCGTCGTCAAGGATGGCTGGAACGGCTTCAACGTGCTGCATCATGCCGCCGCCCGCGTCGGCGGGCTGGACATGAGCTTCGTCCCGGCCCCGGGCGGCCTCTCGGCCCATGAGATGGTCCAGCCGGGTGCGCTCGATGTGCTGTTCCTGCTGGGGGCGGACGAGATCGAGACCGGCCCGTCGAACGCCTTCAAGGTCTATCTGGGCAGCCACGGCGACCGTGGCGCGCACACCGCCGGCGTCATCCTGCCGGGTGCCGCCTGGACCGAAAAGTCGGGCCTTTATGTCAACACCGAGGGCCGGGTGCAGATGGCCGAACGCGCCGTCTTCCCCAAGGGCGAGGCCAAGGAAGACTGGGCCATCCTGCGCGCCCTGTCCGAGCGCGTGGGTCACACCCTGCCATACGACACCCTTGACCAGCTGCGTACCCGGCTGATGACCGATCATCCGACGTTCGGACGTATCGACTATCTGGCTCCGGCCGCGTCGTTCGACGTGGCGAGCCTGGGGACCAGGGGCGAGCTGGGCGACGTGGCGCTCACCTCGGCCGTGACCGACCCCTATCTGAACAACCCGATCGCGCGCGCCAGCGCGACCATGGCCGAGCTCAGCGCCCTGCGCATGGCTCCGGCCCTGCTGGCGGCGGAGTAGAGCATGACCGAGAACTTCTGGACCGGACCGGTCGGCTGGACCCTGATCACCGCCGGCGGCATCCTGATCGTGACGGTCGGCATCCTGCTGTCGCTGGCCTTCCTGCTGCTGGCGGATCGCAAGATCTGGGCGGCGGTGATGATGCGGAAAGGCCCCAACGTCGTGGGCCCGTTCGGCCTGCTGCAATCCTTCGCCGACTTCCTGAAGTTCGTGCTGAAGGAGATCGTCGTCCCGGCCGGGGCCGACAAGGCCGTCTTCCTGCTGGCACCGCTGATCAGCTTCGTGCTGGCCTTCGTGGCCTGGGCGGCCATTCCATTCGCGCCGGGCTGGGTCGTGTCCGACCTGAACGTCGGCATCCTCTACATCTTCGCCATCAGCTCGCTGGGCGTCTACGGCATCATCATGGGGGGCTGGGCTTCGAACTCGAAGTATCCGTTCCTGGGTTCGCTCCGGTCTGCGGCGCAGATGGTGTCTTATGAGGTGTCGATCGGCCTGATCATCATCAACGTCATCCTGCTGGCCGGGACAATGAATCTGTCGTCGATCGTGACGGCGCAGGAAGGCTGGATCTGGAACTGGTTCGCCTTCGGCGGCGGGGCCGACACCTGGCCTCTGGTGGTGGTGATGATCCCGGTGACGATGATGTTCTTCATCTCGGCCCTGGCGGAAACCAACCGCCCGCCGTTCGACCTGCCCGAGGCGGAGTCCGAACTGGTGGCCGGGTATCAGGTCGAGTATTCCTCCACGCCCTATCTGCTGTTCATGATCGGCGAATACGCCAACATCGTCTTCATGTGCGCCATGATCAGCCTGCTGTTCTTCGGCGGCTGGAACCCGGGCTTTCCGATCGACTTCACCGCCGACTGGCCGCCGTTCCTGGTCAATTTTCTGCTGTTCCTGGTCCTGGCGACCAAGATCGTCTTCTGGTTCTTCATGTTCGCCATGGTGAAGACCTTCGTGCCCCGCTACCGCTACGACCAGCTGATGCGACTGGGCTGGAAGATCTTCCTGCCGACTTCGCTGGTGGCCGTGGTCATCGTGTCGGCCTGGCGCGTCTTCATGGTCGAGGCATGATCCGGATGGCCGCCCTGTCTGTCCTTTCCCTCGGCCTGACCGGCTGCCTGCCGCCGGCCTATGAGGCCGAGCCCGCATCCGTCTATCAGTGGCAGCGGCGTCAGGAAGGCATCGAGCGGCAGGAGGCCGAACGCGTTCGCCTGTGCGCCATCATGAACACCGACACGGATCGCTATCGCCGCGACTGCCGCCGTCCCGGAGACCCCATCCGATGATTACCCGTATCGCCCAGGCCGCGAAGGGCGCGATGCTGATCGACATGGTGGGGGCCTTCGGCCTGACCCTGCGTGAGTTCTTCCGCCCCAAGCACACCATCAACTATCCGTTCGAGCGCAACCCGCAGTCGCCGCGCTTCCGGGGCGAACACGCCCTGCGCCGCTATGCCAATGGCGAGGAACGCTGCATCGCCTGCAAGCTGTGCGAGGCCATCTGCCCGGCCCAGGCGATCACCATCGAATCGGAGCCCCGCAGCGACGGCAGCCGCCGGACGACCCGCTACGACATCGACATGGTCAAATGCATCTATTGCGGCCTGTGCCAGGAGGCCTGCCCGGTGGATGCCATCGTCGAGGGCCCGAACAGCGAGTTTGCCACCGAGACGCGCGAGGAACTGCTCTATGACAAGGCGCGGCTGCTGGATAACGGCGACCGCTGGGAACGCCAGATCGCCAGGAACCTGGAACTCGACGCACCCTATCGGTGAGGATTTCCCTCTCCCGCCGGGAGAGGGACAGAATACGAATTGCTCGCTTCATTTTGAGGCGAACGCTGTCTAAGAGGTGCGGCGATTGCGCCGCACCATTTCGGAAAGGGCGAAAGCCTCCCATGCTGCAAGGCATAGCCTTCTATCTGCTCTCGACGGTGGCGGTCGTGTCCGGCCTTCTGGTCGTGACCGCGCGCAACCCCGTGCACAGCGTCCTGTGGCTGATCCTGACCTTCTTCTCGTCGGCCGGACTGTTCGTTCTGCTGGGGGCGGAGTTCTTGGCCATGCTTCTGGTCGTCGTCTACGTCGGGGCGGTGGCGGTCCTGTTTCTGTTCGTCGTCATGATGCTGGATGTCGACTTCGTGCGGCTGCGCGAGGGGTATGCGACCTATCTGCCTTTGGCGGCGATCGTGGCGGGCATACTGCTGGCCGAGATGGTCATGATCTCGATCGTGGTGGTGCAGGGCGGGGCGGCGTCGGACGCCGTGGCACCCGCCGTCGCCACCGCCGATGCCTCGAACGTCGAGACGATCGGGCGGGTGCTCTATACCGACTATATCTACTTCTTCCAGGCGGCCGGCATCGTGCTGCTGATCGCCATGATCGGGGCCATCGTCCTGACCCTGCGCAAGAAGCCGTCGGTCCGCCGTCAGGATCCGGGGGTCCAGACCAACCGCGACCGCAGGACCTCGGTCCAGATCAAGGGCGTCGTCACCGGGGCGGGCGTTACCGGCGAGGAGCTGCGCTGATGGACGTCGGTCTGCAACACTATCTGGCGGTCGCCGCCATGCTGTTCACCATCGGTGTCTTCGGCATTTTCGTGAATCGGAAGAACATCATCATCATCCTGATGTCGGTCGAGCTGATCCTGCTGGCGGTGAACATCAACTTCGTCGCCTTCTCCGCCTATCTGAACGACGTCCAGGGGCAGATCATGGCCATGTTCGTCCTGACCGTGGCCGCAGCCGAAGCCGCCGTGGGCCTGGCGATCCTGGTGACCTTCTTCCGCAACCGCGGCGACATCGCGGTTGACGACGCCAATGTGATGAAGGGCTGACCGGAGTGACTCTCGAACTGCTCGTCACGCTCGGCGTCTTCGCCCCGCTGCTCGGTGCCGCTATCGCCGGCTTCTTCGGCCGCCGCATCGGCGATATCCCGTCGCAAGCCATCGCGACCGGCCTGCTGTTCTTCTCGTGCGCCGTCGCCTGGACGGTGTTCAGCCAGTGGACCTGGGGTCATCTCGAACCGTTCACGGTCACGATCGCGCCCTTCATCAACGTCGGCGATTTCCAGTCGGCCTGGTCGATCCGCATCGATGCCCTGTCGGCGGTGATGCTGGTCGTGGTGACCAGCGTGTCCTCGCTCGTGCACCTGTATTCCTGGGGCTATATGGCCGAGGACGACAGCCGTCCGCGCTTCTTCGCCTATCTGTCCCTGTTCACCTTCGCCATGCTGGCGCTGGTGACCGCCGCCGACTTCATGCAGCTGTTCTTCGGCTGGGAAGGGGTGGGGCTGGCGTCCTATCTGCTGATCGGCTTCTGGTACAAGAAGCCCACCGCCAGCGCCGCCGCCATCAAGGCCTTCGTGGTCAACCGCGTCGGCGACTTCGGCTTCGCGCTGGGCATCATCACTGTCTTCTGGATGTTCGGGACGGTCCAGTTCGCCGAGCTGTTCCCGATGATCGCCTCGAAACAGGGGCAGGGCTGGGCGTTCCTGGGTCACACCTGGTCGGCGCTCGATCTGGCGGGCGTGCTGCTGTTCGTCGGGGCCATGGGCAAGTCGGCGCAGTTCTTCCTGCACACCTGGCTGCCCGATGCGATGGAGGGTCCGACGCCGGTGTCCGCCCTGATCCACGCCGCGACCATGGTCACGGCTGGTGTGTACATGGTCTGCCTGCTCAGCCCGATCTACGAATACGCGCCCACGGCGTCGCTGCTGATCGCCATCACCGGCGCGGTCACGGCCCTGTTCGCCGCGACGGTCGGTCTGATGCAGAACGACATCAAGCGGGTCATCGCCTATTCGACCTGTTCGCAGCTGGGCTACATGTTCTTTGCGGCGGGCGTTGGCGTCTATGAATCCGCCATGTTCCACCTGTTTACGCACGCCTTTTTCAAGGCCCTGCTGTTCCTGGGGGCCGGATCGGTGATCCACGGGATGCACCACGAGCAGGACATGCGGAAGATGGGCGGGCTGTGGAAACTGCTGCCCGTCACCTATGCGGTGATGATGATCGGCACGATCGCCATCACCGGTCTGGGCATCCCCGGGATCGGCGGTTTCGCCGGCTTCTATTCGAAGGATTCGATCCTCGAGAGCGCCTGGGCGGCGGCCACGAGCGGCCATTCGGCAGCGGGCTATTTCGCCTTCTTCGTCGGCATCTTCGCGGCGGGTCTGACCAGCTACTATTCGTGGCGGCTGATCTTCATGACCTTCCACAACAAGCCGCAGTGGACGGAAGAGGCGATCGCCGCGCATGCGCACGACCGCTCTGACGATCACGCCTCGCACGCCCGGATCGAGACCCATGCCGAGCCGATCGAGGATGGAGATCATGGCGCGCACGGGCATGACGATCATGGCCATCATGGCCCATTGAAGCCGCACGAGAGCCCGTGGGTCATGCTGGTGCCGTTGATCGTTCTGGCGATCGGCGCGGTCGCGGCCGGCTTCGTCTTCGCGCCCGACTTCATCGGTCATCACGAGACCGAGTTCTGGCGCGGCGCGATCTTCAACGGTCCTGACAACCACGTCCTGCACGAGAGCCACGAAGTTCCGCTGTGGGTGAAGTGGTCGCCGCTGGTCGTGACCCTGCTGGGGGCCGCCATCGCCGCCTTCTACTACGTCCTGCACGAGGGGATGGCGAAGCGGATGGCCGCAAGGGAGGGACCGCTGTGGACCTTCCTGTACAACAAGTGGTTCTTCGACGAGATTTACGGGTTCGTCTTCGTCAAGGGGGCGAGGGCGCTGGGCGACTTCTTCTGGAAGGTCTGCGATGTCCGGATCATCGACGGTCTGGGCCCCAACGGTGCCGCCTGGGCGTCGCTGAAATCGGCCGCGCGGCTGGCGAAACTCCAGACCGGCTACGTCTACCACTATGCGTTCGTGATGCTGCTCGGCGTGGCCGGTCTGCTCGCCTTCGCCATCTACACCTGGGGTGCCTGAGTTATGGGTGCGATCCCCAATATCCTGAGCGTGGTCACCTTCCTGCCGCTGGTCGGGGCGCTGCTGATCCTGATCGGCCGCTTTGCCGCGCCGTCGGGCCAGGATGGAATCGCCCGCTGGGTGGCGCTGGGCACCACGCTGGTGACCCTGGCCGTGACGGCGGTGCTGGTGCTTCAGTTCGACAGCGCCAACCCGGCCTATCAGTTCGTCGAGAACTACGCCTGGTTCGCCGGGGCCGGATATCACCTCGGCGTGGACGGAATCTCGATCCTGTTTGTCCTGCTGACGGCCTTCCTGATGCCGATCTGCATCCTGGCCAGCTGGAAGTCGATCGAGACCCGCGTTGTCGACTATATGATCGCCTTCCTGGTGCTGGAGACCCTGGTCATCGGGGTGTTCACCTCGCTGGACCTGTTCCTGTTCTACATCTTCTTCGAGGGCACCCTGGTGCCGATGTTCATCATCATCGGGGTCTGGGGCGGGGCGAACCGGATCTATGCCGCCTACAAATTCTTCCTCTACACCCTGCTGGGGTCCGTGCTGATGCTGCTGGCCATGCTGTGGATGGCCAACAAGGCGGGCACCACCAGCATTCCGGAGCTGAAGACCTTCGCCTTCAGCCCGCAGGCCCAGTCCGTGCTGTGGCTGGCCTTCTTCGCCTCGTTCGCGGTGAAGATGCCGATGTGGCCCGTCCACACCTGGCTGCCCGACGCCCACGTCCAGGCGCCGACGGCGGGATCCGTCATTCTGGCCGGCATCCTGCTGAAGCTCGGCGGTTACGGCTTCATCCTGTTCAATGTGCCGATGTTCCCGGATGCCTCGGTCCTGTACCGGCCCCTGGTCTTCACCCTGTCGGTGATCGCCATCGCCTACACGTCCCTGGTCGCCTTCCGTCAGACCGACATCAAGAAGCTGATCGCCTATTCCTCGGTGGCGCACATGGGCTTCGTGACCATGGGCATCTTCGCCGGCAACGCCCAGGGGATGCAGGGTGCCATCTTCCAGATGCTGAGCCACGGCCTGATCTCGGGCGCGCTCTTCCTCTGCGTCGGTGTCGTCTATGACCGGATGCATACGCGCGAGATCGCCTTCTATGGCGGCCTGACCAACCGGATGCCGTGGTACGCGGCCATCTTCCTGATGTTCACCATGGCCAACGTCGGCCTGCCGGGGACGTCGGGCTTCATCGGCGAGATGCTGACGATGACCGGCGTCTATCAGGCGTCGACCTGGGCGGCGTTCGTGGCCGCGACCGGCGTGATCCTGTCTGCAGTCTATGCCCTGACCCTGTATCGCAACGTCATGTTCGGCGAGATCACCAACCCGGCCCTGGCCACGATCAAGGATATCGACCTGCGAGAGCTGGTCATTTTCGTCCCCCTGATCGTCGGCACGATCTGGCTGGGCGTGCAGCCGGACCTCGTCCTGAACTACACCGCCGCCTCCGTCGACGCCGTCGTCAACGGCTGGCAGCTCGCGACCGGCGGGTGAGAGAATAATGCCTGACCTGTCCCAAGCCCTCTATCTGGCCGCCCCGGAGCTGACGCTCGCCATCGGTGCGCTTGTCCTGTTGCTGCTCGGCGCCTTCATCGGCGAGACGTCGGCGCGGCTGGTGTCGATCCTGTCCGTCGCCCTGCTGATCGCCGCCGCCGCCGTCGCCGCGACCGGCCCGCTCGGCACCGCCTTCAAC of Brevundimonas subvibrioides contains these proteins:
- the nuoF gene encoding NADH-quinone oxidoreductase subunit NuoF, with product MVGLLEDKDRIFTNLYGLQDWGLEGAKNRGCWNATKDMLDMGRDWLITNVKNSGLRGRGGAGFSTGLKWSFMPKEVKDRPHYLVVNADESEPGTCKDREIMRHDPHLLIEGCLIASFAMQAHACYIYLRGEYVLERERMEAAVKQAYEAKLIGKNNVHGWDFDLYIHHGAGAYICGEETALLESLEGKKGQPRLKPPFPAGAGLYGCPTTVNNVESIAVVGTILRRGAQWFAGFGRPNNTGTKLMSISGHVNRPCNVEEAMSIPLRQLIEDHCGGVRGGWDNLKAIIPGGVSVPLITREMSEVALMDFDSLREMKSGLGTAAVVVMDNSTDLVKAIARISYFYKHESCGQCTPCREGTGWMWRVLERMAVGEADPGEIDMLLEVSTQIEGHTICALGDAAAWPVQGLIRHFRHEIEDRISQYRTRRANFAGHAIAAE
- the nuoG gene encoding NADH-quinone oxidoreductase subunit NuoG, yielding MPVAKVNGVEVEFEPGMTVLQVAERAGHEIPRFCYHERLSIAGNCRMCLVEVKPGPPKPQASCALPAAENQEIFTDTPMVKKAREGVMEFLLINHPLDCPICDQGGECDLQDQAMGYGRDGSRYAENKRAVEEKNMGPTIKTFMTRCIQCTRCVRFVSEVAGVPDIGMISRGEDAEITTYLEQAVASELSGNVNDLCPVGALTHRPWQFHYRPWELKKTETIDVMDALGSNISAQSKGAEIMRILPRVHEGINEEWLSDKSRYVVDGLQARRLDRPYVRENGKLRVASWDEALNAVASKLKSAPSDRIGVIAGDLQDAESMKAALDLFRALGSANTDCRQDGSALGYGPREGWLFNTGLQGLEGADSILLVGVNPRTEGPLLNQRIRKSWLAGKTRVSVIGDAIDLTYDYDLIGRGTKTLSKLPKAAADALSNAERPAIVMGSGALSGPNGPAVLNALGALAGSLGVVKDGWNGFNVLHHAAARVGGLDMSFVPAPGGLSAHEMVQPGALDVLFLLGADEIETGPSNAFKVYLGSHGDRGAHTAGVILPGAAWTEKSGLYVNTEGRVQMAERAVFPKGEAKEDWAILRALSERVGHTLPYDTLDQLRTRLMTDHPTFGRIDYLAPAASFDVASLGTRGELGDVALTSAVTDPYLNNPIARASATMAELSALRMAPALLAAE
- the nuoH gene encoding NADH-quinone oxidoreductase subunit NuoH; translated protein: MTENFWTGPVGWTLITAGGILIVTVGILLSLAFLLLADRKIWAAVMMRKGPNVVGPFGLLQSFADFLKFVLKEIVVPAGADKAVFLLAPLISFVLAFVAWAAIPFAPGWVVSDLNVGILYIFAISSLGVYGIIMGGWASNSKYPFLGSLRSAAQMVSYEVSIGLIIINVILLAGTMNLSSIVTAQEGWIWNWFAFGGGADTWPLVVVMIPVTMMFFISALAETNRPPFDLPEAESELVAGYQVEYSSTPYLLFMIGEYANIVFMCAMISLLFFGGWNPGFPIDFTADWPPFLVNFLLFLVLATKIVFWFFMFAMVKTFVPRYRYDQLMRLGWKIFLPTSLVAVVIVSAWRVFMVEA
- the nuoI gene encoding NADH-quinone oxidoreductase subunit NuoI, translated to MITRIAQAAKGAMLIDMVGAFGLTLREFFRPKHTINYPFERNPQSPRFRGEHALRRYANGEERCIACKLCEAICPAQAITIESEPRSDGSRRTTRYDIDMVKCIYCGLCQEACPVDAIVEGPNSEFATETREELLYDKARLLDNGDRWERQIARNLELDAPYR
- a CDS encoding NADH-quinone oxidoreductase subunit J, which codes for MLQGIAFYLLSTVAVVSGLLVVTARNPVHSVLWLILTFFSSAGLFVLLGAEFLAMLLVVVYVGAVAVLFLFVVMMLDVDFVRLREGYATYLPLAAIVAGILLAEMVMISIVVVQGGAASDAVAPAVATADASNVETIGRVLYTDYIYFFQAAGIVLLIAMIGAIVLTLRKKPSVRRQDPGVQTNRDRRTSVQIKGVVTGAGVTGEELR
- the nuoK gene encoding NADH-quinone oxidoreductase subunit NuoK, which translates into the protein MDVGLQHYLAVAAMLFTIGVFGIFVNRKNIIIILMSVELILLAVNINFVAFSAYLNDVQGQIMAMFVLTVAAAEAAVGLAILVTFFRNRGDIAVDDANVMKG
- the nuoL gene encoding NADH-quinone oxidoreductase subunit L; translation: MTLELLVTLGVFAPLLGAAIAGFFGRRIGDIPSQAIATGLLFFSCAVAWTVFSQWTWGHLEPFTVTIAPFINVGDFQSAWSIRIDALSAVMLVVVTSVSSLVHLYSWGYMAEDDSRPRFFAYLSLFTFAMLALVTAADFMQLFFGWEGVGLASYLLIGFWYKKPTASAAAIKAFVVNRVGDFGFALGIITVFWMFGTVQFAELFPMIASKQGQGWAFLGHTWSALDLAGVLLFVGAMGKSAQFFLHTWLPDAMEGPTPVSALIHAATMVTAGVYMVCLLSPIYEYAPTASLLIAITGAVTALFAATVGLMQNDIKRVIAYSTCSQLGYMFFAAGVGVYESAMFHLFTHAFFKALLFLGAGSVIHGMHHEQDMRKMGGLWKLLPVTYAVMMIGTIAITGLGIPGIGGFAGFYSKDSILESAWAAATSGHSAAGYFAFFVGIFAAGLTSYYSWRLIFMTFHNKPQWTEEAIAAHAHDRSDDHASHARIETHAEPIEDGDHGAHGHDDHGHHGPLKPHESPWVMLVPLIVLAIGAVAAGFVFAPDFIGHHETEFWRGAIFNGPDNHVLHESHEVPLWVKWSPLVVTLLGAAIAAFYYVLHEGMAKRMAAREGPLWTFLYNKWFFDEIYGFVFVKGARALGDFFWKVCDVRIIDGLGPNGAAWASLKSAARLAKLQTGYVYHYAFVMLLGVAGLLAFAIYTWGA
- a CDS encoding NADH-quinone oxidoreductase subunit M → MGAIPNILSVVTFLPLVGALLILIGRFAAPSGQDGIARWVALGTTLVTLAVTAVLVLQFDSANPAYQFVENYAWFAGAGYHLGVDGISILFVLLTAFLMPICILASWKSIETRVVDYMIAFLVLETLVIGVFTSLDLFLFYIFFEGTLVPMFIIIGVWGGANRIYAAYKFFLYTLLGSVLMLLAMLWMANKAGTTSIPELKTFAFSPQAQSVLWLAFFASFAVKMPMWPVHTWLPDAHVQAPTAGSVILAGILLKLGGYGFILFNVPMFPDASVLYRPLVFTLSVIAIAYTSLVAFRQTDIKKLIAYSSVAHMGFVTMGIFAGNAQGMQGAIFQMLSHGLISGALFLCVGVVYDRMHTREIAFYGGLTNRMPWYAAIFLMFTMANVGLPGTSGFIGEMLTMTGVYQASTWAAFVAATGVILSAVYALTLYRNVMFGEITNPALATIKDIDLRELVIFVPLIVGTIWLGVQPDLVLNYTAASVDAVVNGWQLATGG